Proteins from a single region of Desulfovibrio sp. X2:
- a CDS encoding YciI family protein produces MFIVSLHYTVAIEEIDKHLPAHAVFLKENFANGNFLLSGRKVPRTGGVILATMDDEEALWAVLHKDPFMVHGVAEYALTRFTPSLGRPEAAPFLEVRP; encoded by the coding sequence ATGTTCATCGTTTCCCTGCACTACACCGTCGCCATCGAGGAGATCGACAAGCACCTGCCCGCCCATGCCGTCTTCCTCAAGGAGAACTTCGCGAACGGCAACTTCCTGCTCTCCGGCCGCAAGGTGCCCCGCACGGGCGGCGTGATCCTGGCCACCATGGACGACGAGGAGGCCCTGTGGGCCGTGCTGCACAAGGATCCCTTCATGGTCCACGGCGTGGCCGAATACGCCCTTACCCGCTTCACCCCGAGCCTGGGTCGCCCGGAGGCCGCCCCCTTCCTGGAAGTCAGGCCCTGA
- a CDS encoding rhodanese-like domain-containing protein: MKKTLAHLKAFGPASALACLALLALLLAAAAPVLAASEPAKENERTTLGKYVDAREAYAMYKAAPDKVAVIDVRTPEEYVFVGHADMAYNMPSMFFSTEFNAEKKSYKMVPNPGFVELVKKHFKPGDTLLLMCRSGSRSAAAVNELAKAGFTDAYSVVDGFEGEMVKDKASPDFGKRTVNGWKNANPWTYSLDPALVFKP; this comes from the coding sequence ATGAAAAAGACCCTCGCCCACCTCAAGGCCTTCGGCCCTGCCTCCGCCCTCGCCTGCCTCGCGCTCCTGGCCCTGCTGCTCGCCGCGGCGGCCCCGGTCCTGGCCGCGTCCGAGCCCGCCAAGGAGAACGAGCGCACCACGCTGGGCAAGTACGTGGACGCCAGGGAGGCCTACGCCATGTACAAGGCCGCCCCGGACAAGGTCGCCGTCATCGACGTGCGCACGCCCGAGGAATACGTCTTCGTGGGCCACGCGGACATGGCCTACAACATGCCGTCCATGTTCTTCTCCACCGAGTTCAACGCCGAGAAGAAATCCTACAAGATGGTCCCCAATCCCGGCTTCGTCGAACTGGTCAAGAAGCACTTCAAGCCCGGCGACACCCTGCTGCTCATGTGCCGCAGCGGCAGCCGCAGCGCCGCGGCCGTGAACGAGCTGGCCAAGGCGGGCTTCACCGACGCCTATTCCGTGGTCGACGGCTTCGAGGGCGAGATGGTCAAGGACAAGGCCAGCCCGGACTTCGGCAAGCGCACGGTCAACGGCTGGAAGAACGCCAATCCCTGGACCTACTCCCTGGATCCGGCCCTGGTCTTCAAGCCCTAG
- a CDS encoding MerR family transcriptional regulator yields MSLTVGRLAKRHGLSRSTLLYYDAIGLLRPSGRSQGDYRLYDAADEARLAAVCRYRRAGLSLAAIAAILDGPSDRRPTVLESRLDTLEAEIATLVEQRRLVLRLLGRSEELAAAPMDRARWVALLRKSGFSEEDMSAWHAAFEHDDPEGHQAFLEFLRIPEHQIAAIRARAREASLASPAENPRPASPDAAT; encoded by the coding sequence ATGTCCCTGACCGTCGGCAGGCTGGCGAAACGCCACGGCCTTTCGCGCAGCACCCTGCTCTACTACGACGCAATCGGCCTGCTGCGCCCCTCGGGGCGCAGCCAGGGCGACTACCGTCTCTACGACGCCGCCGACGAGGCGCGCCTGGCAGCCGTCTGCCGATACCGCCGGGCCGGGCTCTCTCTCGCGGCCATCGCGGCCATCCTGGACGGCCCCTCGGACCGGCGGCCGACGGTCCTCGAAAGCCGCCTCGACACCCTGGAGGCCGAGATCGCGACGCTCGTGGAGCAGCGCCGCCTCGTGCTGCGCCTGCTCGGACGAAGCGAGGAACTGGCCGCCGCGCCCATGGACCGCGCACGGTGGGTCGCCCTGTTGCGCAAGAGCGGCTTCTCCGAAGAGGACATGAGCGCCTGGCACGCCGCCTTTGAACACGACGACCCCGAGGGACACCAGGCCTTCCTCGAATTCCTGCGCATACCGGAGCACCAGATCGCGGCCATCCGCGCCCGCGCCAGGGAAGCTTCCCTTGCCTCCCCGGCCGAAAATCCGCGTCCGGCCTCTCCTGATGCCGCAACCTGA